In Chryseobacterium oranimense, a single window of DNA contains:
- a CDS encoding fibronectin type III domain-containing protein produces MCLVFLTMGITAQTTVTIGTGASTATAGTNGDPIYRSSGASTYHYSKSVQLLTATDLAGASVVSGASINSIGYYKTTAFNVSGSNAWTLNVYLKNSSATALASGTAWDTMTGGATLFYSATINSTNNFPAAAGWVTFANNTANTFSYAGGAIEVYIDWVPSGTLTSPYTGGAFQWKYDTTTSAQAMGTSNSAAIAGTTTSYTTQTRRYQTQLTYTATACSGAPNPGNTLATAISTTCSAPYSTTLSLQNSTAGTGVSYQWYNNAGAIAGATNSTYTATVSAADSFYCAVTCSGSGITTNSTPVSVSGPAAAISALPWTENFDNMSNIGSGIVPSCWTNVTGSKAWASMNTASVSYNVPKSTPNYMTIAYSNTNASQLWTPAFQLTAGTSYDFSFYYNTGGTSSSYIGYTGNVLVNNSISTTGATDLGAFITATQGTTAGAAGYVKVTKTFVPATSGVYMFAINVSSTSAPWYLGVDDFTLETTPSCVAPTALTSASVTASGATVSWTAPATAPANGYHIYYSTSNTAPTSGTTPSTTSTTTSAPLSSLASATTYYVWVRSNCGSGATSSWSGPTSFTTACNATNIPYTQDFESVTTPALPSCTSLENAGTGNNWTTSSPAANGFTSKTLTYLYNSSSAANAWFYTQGINLTAGVSYRIKYRYGNNSTTYVEKLKVAYGTSASSASMNNTLADYSNINTGTSTSAFVDFTPATSGVYYFGFNAYSASNQYNLYVDDINVDITPTCTEPTAITSSNITTTSADISWTAPATAPGNGYEIYYSTTNTAPTSTTPATITGITGTTKTLTPLSSGTAYYVWVRSVCSATDNSVWSSVVTFTTLTPPPANDDCSGATPLTVGTSFAQNAVTNTNAGATATSDATAVHACQTTGYKDVWYSVVVPASGNVTIETAAATGSNVTDTVMGVYTGSCGTLTSVGCNDDISSGTNNFSKISLTGQTPGTTLLIGVWNYSSTTTGQFKIAAYDAALATSEVSQPKNDLKAYPNPFADVLNISDISKVKSVSIVDVAGRVVKTIDTPSSALHLGDLKQGLYLVTLNMKDGSKQTIKAIKK; encoded by the coding sequence ATGTGCTTAGTCTTTCTCACCATGGGAATAACGGCACAAACTACTGTAACCATAGGTACAGGAGCTAGTACAGCTACTGCCGGTACTAATGGTGATCCTATTTACCGTTCGAGTGGTGCCAGTACATATCATTATTCGAAATCGGTACAACTGCTTACTGCTACTGATTTAGCAGGTGCATCTGTTGTTTCAGGAGCATCAATCAATAGCATTGGATACTATAAGACAACAGCCTTTAATGTATCTGGTTCTAATGCCTGGACCTTAAATGTGTATCTTAAAAATAGTTCTGCCACAGCCTTAGCTAGCGGTACGGCTTGGGATACAATGACTGGTGGGGCTACCTTGTTTTACAGTGCTACGATTAATAGTACTAACAACTTCCCTGCAGCTGCAGGTTGGGTGACCTTTGCAAATAATACAGCAAACACTTTCAGCTATGCAGGAGGTGCTATTGAAGTATATATTGACTGGGTTCCTTCAGGAACTCTTACAAGCCCTTATACTGGAGGAGCGTTCCAATGGAAATATGACACTACTACATCTGCTCAGGCTATGGGTACAAGTAATTCAGCAGCTATTGCTGGAACAACTACTTCTTATACTACTCAAACCAGAAGATATCAGACACAGCTTACTTATACTGCGACAGCATGTTCTGGTGCTCCTAATCCTGGAAATACTCTTGCAACAGCCATAAGTACAACGTGTTCTGCTCCTTACTCAACTACATTAAGTTTACAAAACTCTACGGCAGGAACAGGGGTTTCTTATCAATGGTATAATAATGCAGGGGCAATTGCGGGAGCAACAAACTCAACATATACTGCAACGGTAAGCGCTGCTGATTCTTTCTATTGTGCTGTTACATGTTCAGGCTCTGGTATAACAACAAATTCAACTCCTGTTTCAGTATCAGGTCCTGCTGCTGCAATATCAGCGCTCCCTTGGACTGAAAACTTTGACAATATGTCTAATATCGGTTCAGGAATTGTGCCTTCTTGCTGGACCAATGTAACAGGTTCAAAAGCATGGGCTTCTATGAATACGGCTTCGGTTTCCTATAATGTGCCGAAATCAACGCCGAACTATATGACAATAGCATACAGTAATACTAATGCAAGCCAGCTTTGGACACCTGCTTTCCAGTTAACTGCTGGAACTTCTTATGATTTTTCTTTCTATTATAATACAGGAGGAACGAGTTCATCTTATATAGGATATACAGGAAATGTTTTGGTAAATAATTCTATTTCTACTACTGGTGCAACCGATTTAGGAGCTTTCATAACGGCAACTCAGGGTACAACAGCCGGAGCTGCAGGGTATGTAAAAGTTACTAAAACATTTGTGCCTGCTACTTCAGGCGTATACATGTTTGCTATAAATGTATCTTCTACAAGTGCTCCATGGTATTTAGGGGTTGATGACTTTACATTAGAAACTACACCGTCTTGTGTAGCACCTACTGCTTTAACTTCAGCTTCTGTTACTGCTTCCGGAGCAACAGTTTCCTGGACGGCTCCTGCTACTGCACCTGCTAATGGATATCATATCTATTACAGCACAAGTAATACAGCTCCTACTTCCGGTACAACACCAAGTACAACAAGTACTACAACTTCTGCACCGCTAAGTAGTTTGGCATCAGCTACAACCTACTATGTTTGGGTACGTTCTAATTGTGGTTCAGGGGCTACAAGTTCTTGGTCAGGACCGACAAGTTTTACTACTGCATGTAATGCTACTAACATTCCTTATACTCAAGATTTTGAAAGTGTAACAACACCTGCGTTACCATCTTGTACATCATTAGAAAATGCCGGAACAGGTAATAACTGGACTACCAGCTCACCTGCTGCTAATGGATTTACTAGTAAAACGTTGACTTATTTATATAATTCTTCTAGTGCAGCAAATGCATGGTTTTACACTCAAGGAATTAACTTAACAGCTGGGGTTTCTTATAGAATTAAATACAGATATGGTAATAATAGCACAACTTATGTTGAAAAACTAAAAGTTGCTTATGGTACTTCTGCTAGCAGTGCAAGTATGAATAATACATTAGCAGATTATTCAAATATTAATACAGGTACATCAACGAGTGCGTTTGTAGATTTCACTCCGGCAACATCAGGTGTTTATTATTTTGGATTTAATGCCTATTCAGCAAGTAATCAATACAATTTATATGTAGATGATATCAATGTAGATATTACGCCAACTTGTACTGAACCTACTGCAATAACATCTTCCAATATCACTACTACAAGTGCGGATATTTCTTGGACAGCTCCGGCTACTGCGCCTGGCAACGGATATGAAATATATTATAGTACAACAAATACGGCTCCTACAAGTACTACTCCTGCTACTATTACAGGTATTACAGGGACAACTAAAACACTTACGCCCCTAAGTAGTGGTACAGCTTATTATGTGTGGGTAAGATCTGTTTGTAGTGCCACTGATAACAGTGTTTGGTCTTCTGTTGTTACATTTACAACATTAACACCTCCACCTGCTAACGATGATTGCTCTGGAGCTACCCCATTGACAGTAGGAACTTCATTTGCACAAAATGCCGTAACTAATACTAATGCTGGTGCTACAGCTACATCCGATGCTACAGCTGTACATGCCTGTCAGACAACAGGTTATAAAGACGTGTGGTATTCTGTGGTAGTTCCTGCAAGTGGAAATGTAACTATAGAAACTGCTGCTGCTACTGGTAGTAATGTTACCGATACTGTTATGGGAGTTTATACAGGTTCTTGCGGTACATTAACTTCAGTTGGATGTAATGATGATATCTCATCTGGGACAAATAATTTCTCTAAAATTTCATTAACAGGACAAACTCCTGGAACTACACTGCTTATAGGTGTGTGGAATTATTCATCAACTACAACGGGGCAATTTAAAATTGCAGCTTATGATGCAGCATTAGCAACTTCAGAAGTTTCACAACCTAAGAATGACCTTAAAGCATACCCGAATCCTTTTGCAGATGTCCTGAATATTTCAGATATCTCTAAAGTGAAATCAGTATCAATTGTTGATGTTGCAGGAAGAGTGGTTAAAACTATTGATACCCCTTCTTCAGCTCTTCATTTAGGAGATTTAAAACAAGGATTATATCTTGTAACTCTTAATATGAAAGACGGATCAAAACAAACGATCAAAGCAATTAAGAAATAA
- the dnaE gene encoding DNA polymerase III subunit alpha, which produces MYLVFDTETTGLPKNFNAPLSDSDNWPRMVQIAWQVHDDNGNLIENQDYIIKPEGYDIPFNAARIHGITTKIANEEGRDLQEVLEEFSKVLDRVRVVSGHNVEFDYNIVGAEFYRKNIKDNLQDKPKADTMVLGTDYCKLGGGKGGRYKSPKLEELYEKLYGHKFDEAHNAAADVNATARVFFEMMRIGVIPAEVLKISEDQLSYFKTLYPDPIQPFNIVIRRQVADFNNKKKQQDFGSIDEVDIGKYFNFNSHSVFSTLMATSSINDLIKKASDDNFPAVGIVDIGNMMGAFKFVSAVEAANGDRTKKHKEYLAKKQEAEENGTEFTEQEPVSEPLIPVVGCEFYISDRYEQKQFTKDDPDRRTQVVLLAKDFNGYKNLAKLSSIGFLKGFYFGVPRISRELIAEYKEGLIALTSGILGDIPDAILNTGEQKGEELFKWWKDTFGDDFYVQLQNHQLPEEEHLNEVLLYLADKYNTKILAQNETFYTNKEDANIQDIVSCIKDGEKLTTPVGKGFGKRRGLTTGEYYIKNSDEIKEAFLAYPDAFEAYDEFLAKFSPYTLKRDVLLPKFDIPLEFIHAEDEADGGKRGEMAYLTHLTYEGARKRYEEITDEIKERLDFELDVIANTGYPGYFLIVQDFCNEARNMGVWVGPGRGSAAGSAVAYCIGITNVDPIKYDLLFERFLNPERVSMPDIDIDFDDEGRDRIIKWVIEKYGQSQVAQIITYSVLGGKSAIKDAGRVLDVPIPDTNNIAKLIPPSPGMNIAKALAKYDKLKPEEQMLVDEMRMVLDNPEDPRFDVLASAKKMEGCIRNTGIHACGVIITPEDVSNLVPITIAAKDADILVSQFDNSVAESAGLLKMDFLGLRTLTIIKDAMKLVKQRHNIDLDPDEIPLDDAKTYQLFKEGRTVGIFQYESPGMQKYMRELKPTVFADLIAMNALYRPGPIKYIPNFINRKHGIEEIVYDLPETEEYLKETYGITVYQEQVMLLSQKLANFTKGEADTLRKAMGKKQIDVLNKMYPKFIEGGKKNNLDEDRLNKIWNDWKAFAEYAFNKSHSTCYALIAYHTAYLKANYPAEYMASVMSNNINNTDSITMFMEDCKSIGVDVLGPDVNESQYKFSVNEKGQIRFGLGAIKGIGEGPSEAITRERANGRFKNIYDFFERIMPSQMNKRVAESLVLAGAFDELGSYHRGQYFDVDMSGKTNLERLIRYGQSFQESKNEMEHSLFADFADEVQIEQPKLLPCPEWPNMHKLNKEKEIIGFYLSAHPLDEFKYQFQFMQGRLSKKSVLEKDEEKPVTDEVPILEKDSQDETVDLIEIVSDDMSVGEGEEEIIEEVTKKAEPKGNFLFLNLDEVDAYKEQAFSNKQEELFEEKKKDWKTVQKERENGGVGKEYTVAGLITEYRVQDGFRSGEKVAFVTLEDYSGSYSFRLGDRDYMRLKEKLEVQRFVIFKIKFAQVKDGRVFVNVVDVIELQEAFERFAKSISLVMDVMDVRPEDLDFFRTVLERNKGNQKLKFFIKNIEDDSQIEVQSMKHSVDLNGDLIKDIQLLNKYEFYLN; this is translated from the coding sequence ATGTATTTAGTTTTTGACACAGAAACAACCGGATTACCTAAAAATTTCAATGCTCCGCTTTCAGATTCCGACAACTGGCCAAGGATGGTCCAGATTGCATGGCAGGTGCATGATGATAATGGGAATTTAATTGAAAATCAGGATTATATAATAAAACCTGAAGGGTATGATATTCCCTTCAATGCCGCAAGGATTCACGGGATTACCACTAAAATTGCCAACGAAGAAGGAAGAGACCTGCAGGAAGTTCTGGAAGAATTTTCTAAGGTTCTGGACAGGGTGAGGGTGGTGTCCGGGCACAATGTAGAATTCGATTACAATATTGTAGGAGCCGAATTCTACAGGAAAAATATAAAAGACAACCTTCAGGATAAGCCTAAAGCCGATACCATGGTTTTGGGAACAGACTACTGTAAACTTGGCGGTGGAAAAGGCGGAAGATACAAATCTCCTAAACTGGAAGAGCTTTATGAAAAGCTCTACGGCCACAAATTTGACGAAGCCCACAATGCTGCTGCCGACGTAAATGCAACGGCCCGGGTATTCTTTGAAATGATGAGGATTGGAGTAATTCCTGCTGAAGTCCTGAAAATTTCAGAAGACCAGCTAAGCTACTTCAAAACGCTTTATCCGGATCCAATACAGCCGTTTAATATTGTTATCAGAAGGCAGGTTGCCGATTTTAACAATAAGAAAAAACAGCAGGATTTTGGAAGTATTGATGAAGTTGATATCGGTAAATATTTCAATTTTAACAGTCACAGTGTTTTTTCTACGCTGATGGCCACTTCAAGCATTAATGATCTGATCAAAAAGGCTTCCGATGACAATTTTCCGGCAGTAGGAATAGTCGACATCGGGAATATGATGGGCGCTTTTAAGTTTGTTTCAGCAGTTGAAGCGGCCAATGGAGACCGTACAAAAAAGCATAAGGAATATCTTGCAAAAAAGCAGGAAGCAGAAGAAAACGGGACAGAATTTACGGAACAGGAACCAGTTTCGGAACCGCTTATTCCAGTTGTGGGCTGTGAATTTTATATTTCAGACAGGTATGAGCAGAAGCAGTTTACGAAAGATGATCCGGACAGGAGAACCCAGGTTGTTCTTTTGGCAAAAGATTTTAACGGCTATAAAAATCTGGCAAAACTTTCGAGTATAGGATTTTTAAAAGGGTTTTATTTTGGAGTGCCCAGGATCAGCAGGGAACTGATTGCTGAATATAAGGAAGGGCTTATTGCTTTAACCTCAGGAATTTTAGGTGATATTCCGGATGCGATTCTTAATACCGGGGAACAGAAAGGGGAAGAACTTTTCAAATGGTGGAAAGATACTTTCGGAGATGATTTTTATGTACAGCTTCAGAATCACCAGCTGCCGGAAGAAGAACATTTAAATGAAGTTTTGCTATATCTGGCGGATAAATATAATACGAAGATTCTTGCTCAGAACGAAACTTTCTATACCAACAAAGAAGATGCAAATATCCAGGATATCGTGAGCTGCATCAAAGATGGGGAAAAGTTAACCACACCGGTAGGTAAAGGCTTTGGAAAACGAAGAGGATTAACTACAGGAGAATACTATATTAAAAACAGTGACGAGATCAAAGAAGCATTTCTTGCTTATCCGGACGCTTTTGAAGCTTATGATGAATTCCTGGCTAAATTCAGTCCGTATACCTTAAAAAGAGATGTTCTTCTTCCCAAGTTCGACATCCCGCTGGAATTCATTCATGCTGAAGACGAGGCAGATGGAGGGAAAAGAGGAGAGATGGCCTATCTTACTCATTTAACTTATGAAGGGGCAAGAAAAAGATATGAAGAAATTACAGATGAAATCAAGGAACGTCTTGATTTCGAACTTGATGTAATTGCCAATACCGGTTATCCCGGATACTTCCTTATTGTACAGGATTTTTGTAACGAAGCCCGGAATATGGGCGTTTGGGTAGGCCCCGGAAGGGGTTCTGCGGCAGGTTCAGCGGTAGCCTATTGTATTGGGATTACCAATGTTGACCCTATTAAATACGACCTCCTTTTTGAGAGATTCCTGAATCCGGAAAGGGTGTCCATGCCCGATATTGATATCGATTTTGATGATGAAGGACGTGACAGAATCATTAAGTGGGTAATAGAAAAATATGGTCAGAGTCAGGTGGCACAGATCATTACATACTCAGTTCTGGGTGGAAAATCTGCAATTAAAGATGCCGGAAGGGTTCTGGATGTTCCTATTCCTGATACCAATAATATTGCAAAACTCATCCCTCCAAGTCCGGGAATGAATATTGCCAAAGCTTTAGCTAAATATGATAAGCTGAAACCTGAGGAACAGATGCTGGTGGATGAAATGAGGATGGTTCTGGATAATCCCGAGGACCCCCGTTTCGATGTCCTGGCCAGTGCCAAAAAAATGGAGGGGTGCATCAGGAATACCGGAATTCATGCCTGCGGGGTAATTATCACCCCTGAAGATGTAAGTAACCTTGTTCCGATTACCATTGCGGCAAAAGATGCTGATATTTTGGTTTCCCAGTTCGATAACTCAGTCGCTGAAAGTGCCGGGCTCCTGAAAATGGACTTCCTGGGTCTGCGTACCCTTACAATCATTAAGGATGCTATGAAACTGGTCAAGCAGAGACATAACATTGATCTCGATCCGGATGAAATTCCGCTTGATGATGCAAAAACATATCAGCTTTTTAAAGAAGGAAGAACCGTTGGGATTTTCCAGTACGAAAGTCCGGGGATGCAGAAATACATGAGAGAGCTTAAACCTACTGTTTTTGCCGATCTTATTGCCATGAATGCGCTTTACCGTCCGGGACCTATCAAATATATCCCGAACTTTATTAACAGAAAGCACGGAATCGAGGAAATTGTTTATGATCTTCCTGAAACCGAAGAATATTTAAAAGAAACTTACGGAATTACCGTATATCAGGAGCAGGTAATGCTTTTATCCCAGAAGCTTGCCAACTTTACTAAAGGTGAAGCCGATACATTGAGGAAAGCTATGGGTAAAAAACAGATTGATGTTCTGAATAAAATGTACCCGAAATTCATTGAAGGAGGCAAGAAAAATAACCTTGATGAAGACCGTTTAAATAAAATCTGGAACGACTGGAAGGCTTTCGCGGAATATGCCTTCAACAAATCCCACTCGACCTGCTACGCATTAATTGCTTATCATACTGCTTACCTGAAAGCCAATTATCCGGCTGAATATATGGCAAGTGTAATGAGTAATAACATCAACAATACAGATTCTATTACCATGTTCATGGAAGACTGTAAGAGTATTGGAGTGGATGTTTTAGGACCGGATGTCAATGAATCCCAGTACAAATTCTCAGTAAACGAAAAAGGGCAGATCCGTTTTGGTCTTGGAGCGATTAAAGGAATCGGAGAAGGGCCAAGTGAAGCTATAACGAGGGAAAGAGCCAACGGCAGATTTAAAAATATCTATGACTTCTTTGAAAGGATCATGCCTTCCCAGATGAATAAAAGAGTGGCGGAAAGTTTAGTGCTGGCCGGAGCTTTCGACGAATTGGGCTCTTATCACCGAGGTCAGTATTTTGACGTTGATATGTCCGGAAAAACAAACCTGGAGAGACTCATCAGGTACGGGCAAAGTTTCCAGGAAAGTAAAAATGAAATGGAGCACTCTCTTTTTGCTGATTTTGCCGATGAGGTACAGATAGAGCAGCCTAAACTGCTTCCATGCCCGGAATGGCCTAATATGCACAAGCTTAATAAAGAGAAAGAAATTATCGGATTCTACCTGTCTGCTCACCCGCTGGATGAATTCAAATATCAGTTCCAGTTTATGCAGGGCAGGCTTTCTAAAAAAAGTGTCCTGGAAAAAGATGAAGAAAAGCCGGTAACCGATGAAGTCCCAATTCTGGAAAAAGATTCCCAGGATGAAACAGTAGACCTTATTGAAATTGTTTCAGACGATATGTCAGTAGGGGAAGGAGAAGAGGAAATCATAGAAGAAGTAACAAAAAAGGCTGAACCTAAGGGTAATTTCCTGTTTTTGAACCTGGATGAGGTGGATGCTTACAAAGAGCAGGCTTTTTCCAATAAGCAGGAAGAGCTTTTTGAAGAGAAAAAGAAAGACTGGAAAACCGTTCAGAAAGAAAGAGAGAATGGTGGCGTCGGAAAGGAATATACGGTAGCTGGTTTAATTACGGAATACCGGGTGCAGGATGGTTTCAGAAGTGGTGAAAAAGTTGCTTTTGTTACTTTGGAAGATTATTCCGGATCTTATTCCTTCAGATTGGGGGACAGGGATTATATGCGCCTGAAAGAAAAGCTGGAAGTTCAGAGATTTGTCATTTTTAAAATAAAATTTGCACAGGTGAAAGATGGAAGGGTGTTTGTGAATGTAGTTGATGTTATAGAGCTTCAGGAAGCTTTTGAACGGTTTGCGAAAAGTATTTCCCTGGTGATGGACGTGATGGATGTACGCCCTGAAGACCTTGACTTTTTCAGAACGGTTCTTGAAAGAAATAAAGGAAACCAGAAGCTTAAATTCTTTATTAAAAATATTGAGGATGATTCACAGATTGAAGTTCAGTCCATGAAACATTCCGTAGACCTGAACGGAGATTTGATTAAGGATATTCAACTTCTTAATAAGTATGAATTTTATCTGAATTAA
- a CDS encoding T9SS type A sorting domain-containing protein codes for MSPTLTKDFVNILKAPKKSNFNIYDFSGKKLQSGTINSDKEVLNLSNYIKGIYIIEIKTGKDTITKKVIKE; via the coding sequence ATTTCCCCTACCTTAACTAAAGATTTTGTAAATATTTTGAAGGCTCCTAAAAAATCCAATTTCAATATCTATGATTTTTCCGGTAAAAAATTACAAAGTGGAACAATTAATAGTGACAAAGAAGTTTTAAACCTATCTAATTATATTAAAGGAATTTACATTATCGAAATTAAAACCGGTAAAGATACAATCACTAAAAAAGTGATCAAAGAATAA
- a CDS encoding thiamine pyrophosphate-dependent enzyme, whose product MENTLHEKVSQDILLKAYNHMMLAKAMADIYEENRNICKYVHSTSRGHEAIQLATAYQLKKEDWVSPYYRDESILLGIGFEPYQLMLQLLAKAEDPFSGGRSYYSHPSSRDENKPKIIHQSSATGMQTIPTTGVAQGIKYIQEFNLQSFENNPVVVCSLGDNSVTEGEVSEALQFAALHQLPIIFLVQDNEWGISVTKEEARTSDAYDFVAGFTGLSRMRVDGTDFVESFEAMKKAVDFVRNERKPLVVCAKTVLIGHHTSGVRREFYRDEEDLTKHRAKDPGEILRKQLLESGVDEDLLKQITKKARLEAEEAFERAKNAEDPKPETVMQHVFAPTPITEETGTREPVGGEKIVMVDAAIHAVQELMWKHPEALLYGQDVGERIGGVFRETVTLGKKFGSKRVFNTAIQEAYIIGSTAGMSAVGLKPIVEVQFADYIYPGINQLITEISKSSYLSQGKFPVSNIIRVPIGAYGGGGPYHSGSVESILANIKGIKIAYPSNAADFKGLLKAAYYDPNPVIMLEHKGLYWSKVPGTEDAKTIEPAEDYILPFGKGKVIIEADQDETEKGRTLLVVTYGMGVYWAKEAVKNFGGRVEVIDLRTIIPLDEELVFERVKAHGKCIVLTEEQLNNSFAEAFAHRISKNCFKYLDAPVETMGSLDVPAVPINLVLEKEMLPNAEKLSKKIEEMLQY is encoded by the coding sequence ATGGAAAATACACTTCACGAAAAGGTTTCTCAGGATATTTTGCTTAAAGCGTATAATCATATGATGCTGGCTAAAGCAATGGCGGATATCTATGAGGAAAACAGAAATATCTGTAAATATGTTCATAGTACTTCAAGAGGTCATGAAGCCATTCAGCTCGCAACTGCTTATCAGTTAAAAAAAGAAGACTGGGTATCTCCTTATTACCGTGATGAAAGTATTCTTTTAGGAATTGGTTTTGAACCCTATCAGCTTATGCTGCAGCTATTGGCAAAAGCAGAAGATCCATTTTCAGGGGGAAGATCTTATTATTCCCATCCTTCCAGCAGAGACGAAAATAAACCCAAAATTATTCACCAGAGCTCTGCAACAGGAATGCAGACTATTCCTACAACTGGTGTGGCACAGGGAATAAAATATATCCAGGAATTCAATTTACAGAGCTTCGAGAATAATCCGGTTGTGGTTTGCAGCCTTGGAGATAACTCTGTGACAGAAGGTGAAGTAAGTGAAGCTTTACAGTTTGCTGCCCTTCACCAGCTTCCTATCATATTCCTTGTACAGGATAATGAATGGGGAATTTCTGTGACTAAAGAAGAAGCAAGAACCTCTGATGCTTACGATTTTGTAGCCGGTTTTACAGGGCTTAGCAGAATGCGTGTGGACGGAACAGATTTTGTGGAAAGCTTTGAAGCCATGAAAAAGGCTGTAGATTTTGTAAGAAATGAAAGAAAACCTTTAGTTGTCTGCGCCAAAACAGTTCTTATTGGTCACCATACATCCGGTGTAAGAAGAGAATTTTACAGAGACGAAGAAGATTTAACAAAACACAGGGCTAAAGATCCGGGAGAGATCCTCAGAAAACAGCTTCTTGAATCAGGAGTTGATGAAGATCTTTTAAAGCAGATTACCAAAAAAGCCCGTCTTGAGGCAGAAGAAGCTTTTGAAAGAGCTAAAAACGCAGAAGATCCAAAACCTGAAACGGTGATGCAGCACGTTTTTGCCCCTACTCCCATCACGGAAGAAACAGGAACCCGTGAACCTGTAGGCGGTGAAAAAATCGTTATGGTGGATGCTGCTATCCATGCGGTTCAGGAACTAATGTGGAAGCATCCTGAAGCTTTGCTTTACGGACAGGATGTAGGAGAAAGAATCGGAGGAGTTTTCAGAGAAACTGTGACTTTAGGAAAAAAATTCGGAAGTAAAAGAGTATTCAATACGGCTATCCAGGAAGCATACATCATCGGATCAACTGCCGGAATGAGTGCTGTAGGGTTAAAGCCTATCGTTGAAGTTCAGTTTGCCGATTATATTTATCCGGGTATCAACCAGCTGATTACCGAAATTTCAAAATCAAGTTATTTAAGTCAGGGAAAATTCCCTGTAAGTAATATTATCCGTGTACCAATCGGTGCTTACGGAGGAGGCGGACCTTATCACAGCGGAAGTGTTGAAAGTATTTTAGCCAATATCAAAGGAATTAAAATAGCCTATCCAAGCAACGCAGCCGATTTCAAAGGCTTGCTAAAAGCCGCTTACTACGACCCGAACCCTGTCATTATGCTGGAGCATAAAGGTTTATACTGGAGCAAAGTTCCGGGAACTGAAGATGCTAAAACCATTGAACCTGCAGAAGATTACATTCTTCCTTTCGGAAAAGGTAAAGTGATCATTGAAGCTGATCAGGATGAAACTGAAAAAGGCAGAACTTTACTGGTTGTAACTTACGGAATGGGGGTTTACTGGGCTAAAGAAGCTGTGAAGAACTTTGGCGGAAGAGTTGAAGTAATTGACCTGAGAACCATCATTCCACTTGATGAAGAGCTTGTTTTTGAAAGAGTGAAAGCACATGGAAAATGTATTGTACTTACCGAAGAGCAGCTTAACAATTCATTTGCCGAAGCATTTGCGCACCGTATTTCGAAAAACTGTTTCAAATATCTTGATGCCCCTGTAGAAACTATGGGATCCCTGGATGTTCCGGCAGTTCCGATTAATCTGGTACTGGAAAAAGAAATGCTTCCCAATGCTGAAAAGCTGAGCAAAAAGATTGAAGAAATGCTGCAATATTAG